The following are encoded together in the Zingiber officinale cultivar Zhangliang chromosome 8A, Zo_v1.1, whole genome shotgun sequence genome:
- the LOC122008896 gene encoding cyclin-dependent kinase B1-1, whose amino-acid sequence MEKYEKLEKVGEGTYGKVYKARDKKTGKLVALKKTRLEMDEEGIPPTALREISLLQLLSHSIYIVQLLNVEQVQKNGKPLLYLVFEYLDIDLKKFIDSHRKGPNPRPIPSTVVQRFMFQLCKGVAHCHSHGVLHRDLKPQNLLVDKEKGILKIADLGLGRAFTIPLKSYTHEIVTLWYRAPEVLLGTTHYSTGVDMWSVGCIFAELARRQALFPGDSELQQLLHIFRLLGTPNEEQWPGVSSLRDWHEYPQWKPQNLARAVPSLDPNGIDLLSKMLQYDPANRISAKAAMDHHYFDTLDKSQF is encoded by the exons ATGGAGAAGTACGAGAAGCTGGAGAAGGTCGGCGAGGGGACGTACGGGAAGGTGTACAAGGCGCGGGACAAGAAGACGGGGAAGCTCGTCGCGCTGAAGAAGACGCGCCTCGAGATGGACGAGGAGGGCATCCCTCCCACTGCCCTCCGCGAGATCTCCCTCCTCCAGTTGCTCTCCCACTCGATCTACATCGTCCA GCTACTGAATGTAGAGCAAGTGCAGAAAAATGGAAAGCCGCTGCTTTATCTAGTGTTTGAATATTTAGATATCGATCTCAAGAAGTTCATCGATTCTCATCGCAAAGGGCCCAACCCTAGGCCTATACCCTCCACGGTTGTCCAG AGGTTTATGTTTCAATTGTGTAAAGGAGTCGCTCATTGCCATAGTCATGGTGTTCTTCACAG AGATCTGAAACCTCAAAATCTCCTTGTTGACAAAGAGAAAGGCATATTAAAGATTGCGGATCTTGGGTTGGGAAGAGCCTTCACTATCCCTCTGAAGAGTTACACTCATGAG ATCGTGACACTTTGGTATAGAGCTCCTGAAGTCTTGCTGGGAACAACTCATTACTCAACTGGAGTGGATATGTGGTCTGTTGGATGCATATTTG CTGAACTGGCCCGAAGACAAGCACTTTTTCCTGGTGATTCAGAACTACAGCAATTGCTTCACATATTCAG GTTGTTAGGGACCCCAAATGAAGAGCAATGGCCTGGAGTTTCTTCCTTGCGAGACTGGCATGAATATCCACAGTGGAAACCTCAAAATTTGGCACGTGCTGTTCCGTCCCTGGATCCTAATGGAATCGACCTCTTGTCG AAGATGCTTCAATATGACCCAGCGAACAGAATATCAGCTAAAGCAGCAATGGATCATCATTACTTCGATACGCTGGACAAGTCACAATTTTAG
- the LOC122008897 gene encoding NAC domain-containing protein 68-like, with amino-acid sequence MSRTRDAEAELNLPPGFRFHPTDEELVVHYLCRKAAGQCQPVPIIAEIDLYKFDPWELPAKALFGKKEWYFFTPRERKYPNGSRPNRSAGTGYWKATGADKPISPKGSSATAGIKKALVFYSGKAPQGVKTDWIMHEYRLADAKRGHNKGSLRLDDWVLCRLYNKKNTWEKMQLEEKSSFVETMDLAYDTVSDSFRTAESDVENDSVLPNISDLFGTTQAATGPQQALSTCNEDGLQMVHRCQKEDSEWFRDLKLEDLQTSCMSFGLPVPHYGRSQPRS; translated from the exons ATGTCGAGGACGCGAGACGCTGAGGCCGAGCTCAACTTGCCGCCGGGGTTCCGGTTCCACCCCACCGACGAGGAGCTCGTCGTGCACTATCTCTGCCGGAAGGCCGCCGGCCAGTGCCAGCCGGTTCCTATCATCGCAGAGATCGACCTCTACAAGTTCGACCCCTGGGAACTTCCAG CAAAGGCGTTGTTCGGCAAGAAGGAATGGTACTTCTTCACCCCTCGCGAACGGAAGTACCCGAACGGCTCAAGGCCGAACAGGTCTGCAGGGACAGGCTACTGGAAGGCGACGGGGGCCGACAAGCCGATCTCGCCCAAGGGCAGCAGCGCGACGGCTGGGATCAAGAAAGCTTTGGTCTTTTACTCTGGGAAGGCACCGCAAGGAGTAAAGACTGACTGGATCATGCACGAGTACAGGTTGGCCGATGCCAAACGAGGCCACAACAAAGGAAGTTTAAGG TTAGATGATTGGGTTCTTTGCCGGTTGTACAACAAGAAGAATACCTGGGAGAAGATGCAGCTCGAGGAGAAGTCGTCATTTGTAGAGACCATGGATTTGGCGTATGACACAGTGTCGGACAGCTTCAGAACAGCAGAATCCGACGTCGAAAATGACAGTGTGTTGCCAAATATCAGTGATCTTTTCGGCACGACCCAAGCTGCTACTGGACCACAACAAGCACTGAGCACCTGCAATGAAGATGGACTTCAGATGGTTCACAGATGCCAGAAAGAAGACAGTGAATGGTTTAGGGACTTGAAACTGGAAGACTTGCAGACCTCTTGCATGAGTTTCGGATTACCAGTGCCCCATTATGGACGCAGCCAACCAAGATCATAA
- the LOC122008899 gene encoding uncharacterized protein LOC122008899 isoform X1, whose protein sequence is MRWSSSYLESRVRSWLRDYDRLQSVAVALIYIQIGCAMLGSLGALFNGVLLINLAVALFALVAIESSSQSLGRTYAVLLFFSIVLDIAWFVFFSHTTWNFDPDQKFGPLFVFSIRLALLMEIFGFSVRFLSSFLWVQMYRLGVSTVDSNVYRADYNVRDSFVNRPTNEVARQASTADEILGGSIYDPAYFSSLFEDIQETQHMPEVDNDSRKLQLQ, encoded by the exons ATGCGCTGGTCTTCTTCGTACCTCGAATCAAGAGTTCGATCCTGGCTGCGGGACTACGATCGCCTGCAATCCGTCGCCGTCGCTCTCATCTACATCCAG ATCGGCTGTGCTATGTTGGGATCGCTTGGCGCGTTATTCAATGGAGTTTTGCTGATCAATCTGGCGGTGGCGCTCTTTGCGCTCGTTGCAATTGAGAGCAGTAGCCAGAGCCTGGGAAGGACTTATGcagtgcttctcttcttctctatcGTGCTTGACATTGCTTGGTTCGTATTTTTCTCGCACACTACCTG GAATTTCGATCCTGATCAGAAATTTGGGCCACTATTTGTCTTCTCAATCAGACTTGCATTGTTGATGGAAATCTTTGGCTTTTCAGTGAGGTTTTTGTCCTCATTTTTATGGGTTCAAATGTACAGATTGGGGGTTTCGACAGTGGATAGCAACGTATACCGTGCAGATTATAATGTTAGAGATAGCTTTGTGAATCGTCCAACAAATGAAGTAGCTAGGCAGGCCTCCACTGCTGATGAGATTTTGGGAGGTTCCATTTATGATCCAGCCTATTTCTCCTCCCTTTTTGAAGATATTCAAGAAACGCAACACATGCCTGAG GTTGATAATGATTCGAGAAAACTGCAATTGCAATGA
- the LOC122008899 gene encoding uncharacterized protein LOC122008899 isoform X2: MRWSSSYLESRVRSWLRDYDRLQSVAVALIYIQIGCAMLGSLGALFNGVLLINLAVALFALVAIESSSQSLGRTYAVLLFFSIVLDIAWNFDPDQKFGPLFVFSIRLALLMEIFGFSVRFLSSFLWVQMYRLGVSTVDSNVYRADYNVRDSFVNRPTNEVARQASTADEILGGSIYDPAYFSSLFEDIQETQHMPEVDNDSRKLQLQ, translated from the exons ATGCGCTGGTCTTCTTCGTACCTCGAATCAAGAGTTCGATCCTGGCTGCGGGACTACGATCGCCTGCAATCCGTCGCCGTCGCTCTCATCTACATCCAG ATCGGCTGTGCTATGTTGGGATCGCTTGGCGCGTTATTCAATGGAGTTTTGCTGATCAATCTGGCGGTGGCGCTCTTTGCGCTCGTTGCAATTGAGAGCAGTAGCCAGAGCCTGGGAAGGACTTATGcagtgcttctcttcttctctatcGTGCTTGACATTGCTTG GAATTTCGATCCTGATCAGAAATTTGGGCCACTATTTGTCTTCTCAATCAGACTTGCATTGTTGATGGAAATCTTTGGCTTTTCAGTGAGGTTTTTGTCCTCATTTTTATGGGTTCAAATGTACAGATTGGGGGTTTCGACAGTGGATAGCAACGTATACCGTGCAGATTATAATGTTAGAGATAGCTTTGTGAATCGTCCAACAAATGAAGTAGCTAGGCAGGCCTCCACTGCTGATGAGATTTTGGGAGGTTCCATTTATGATCCAGCCTATTTCTCCTCCCTTTTTGAAGATATTCAAGAAACGCAACACATGCCTGAG GTTGATAATGATTCGAGAAAACTGCAATTGCAATGA
- the LOC122008898 gene encoding ethylene-responsive transcription factor CRF2-like, producing MAKARSLRIFWNDPDVTDCSSDDEERCFLPGRSGVCRLLNRTKPAVKPREKAASPAGSTKFRGVRRRPWGKYAAEIRDASRGVRVWLGTFDTAEEAALVYDDAAIQLRGPGAATNFSSSSSSPSSSRRSAAPTATSREINPTHLSAGSESHALSSPTSVLRVISSCPSFGGVPPYTEIWDFGMPDPSFPVGSSASWDLALGSSTSQGDDCFGEIGDLFPIEPPPTVL from the coding sequence ATGGCGAAAGCTCGCTCCTTGCGCATCTTTTGGAACGACCCAGATGTCACCGACTGCTCCTCAGACGATGAAGAGCGCTGCTTCCTTCCTGGGCGCAGCGGGGTGTGTCGACTGCTGAACCGGACAAAGCCCGCCGTCAAGCCACGGGAGAAGGCGGCGTCGCCGGCAGGGAGCACTAAGTTCAGGGGCGTGCGGCGGCGGCCGTGGGGGAAGTATGCAGCGGAGATCCGCGACGCGTCAAGGGGCGTGCGCGTGTGGCTAGGTACCTTCGACACCGCCGAGGAAGCCGCCCTGGTCTACGACGACGCCGCTATCCAGCTACGCGGTCCCGGCGCCGCCACCAACTTCTCTTCGTCGTCCTCTTCCCCATCCTCCTCCCGGCGCTCCGCCGCCCCTACCGCCACATCTCGGGAAATCAACCCCACGCACCTGTCCGCCGGCTCCGAGTCGCACGCGCTCTCATCTCCAACCTCCGTCCTCCGGGTTATCTCCTCCTGCCCATCGTTTGGAGGCGTGCCACCGTACACCGAAATCTGGGATTTCGGGATGCCGGATCCGAGTTTCCCCGTGGGATCTTCGGCGTCGTGGGATTTGGCGTTGGGATCGTCGACGTCTCAGGGAGACGATTGCTTCGGGGAGATCGGCGATCTATTCCCCATCGAACCGCCCCCTACCGTACTTTAA
- the LOC122008902 gene encoding G-type lectin S-receptor-like serine/threonine-protein kinase At5g24080 isoform X1 — translation MKNLVGDLMEIAIPNQFKAGSLCALAAWSMASLFSSLALLFFLFLSGVCCLEYRIPVGSELSAGGNESWVSENEIFAFGFAQDSASVRDQFLLAIWYYGLPDHPTIVWSPNRGFPARRDAVVRLENSGELVLRDGNAVLWTSNTSQLNPSFGVMSDSGDFLLCAGGNVTGRTAAAVWHSFSYPSDTLLPGQKLTVDLALTSATSSSGHYALQMLQQRTSLSLALAYVSPTSNSNYSYWSSPQISNATGEVVAVLDSSGNFGVSYGASSAGTMYIHKNDTQSTFLRRITLGNDGNLRLYRLEANKNWAVEWTAVSNPCTAAGICGSGICNLDSSNNTFSCTPLKPVNCSGRNGGQIKMQTMPQTNYYFPGKSTISNYSGDVNGTECSRHCSDNCECVAAVYGPSPENAKSWCWTLRWVDFGGMQDPSSTLYVKVLAGNESATGESSSGSPSASVLLPLLICFGALVALLSALLFYCARRKRKQKAMRRCVSLPGAPACFSYHELQIATSNFSQLIGTGGFGSVYKGTLRDGTMVAVKKLDRLLPQGEREFIAEVTTIGSMHHMNLVSLCGFCSEQSHRLLVYEYMSRGSLDKWIFRSGEDRVLDWRTRFNIATAIAQGIAYFHEQCRNRIIHCDIKPENILLDEDFCPKVSDFGLAKLMSRQHSQVVTMVRGTRGYLAPEWVSNRPVTVKVDVYSYGMLLLEIVGGRRNLDSSLDEKEFFYPAWAFKEMVNGTASNAVDRRLKRNVEEEEAVRALHVAFWCIQEEAVVRPSMGEVVRMLEGSVSINEPPMPQAVQEFQEEGLHSVYRTMKGRYFFDLPSSSSAMASYRSSKATCSHSTMSPR, via the exons ATGAAGAACTTGGTTGGTGACCTAATGGAGATCGCAATCCCAAACCAATTTAAAGCGGGATCACTCTGTGCTCTCGCTGCATGGTCAATGGCGTCTCTGTTCTCTTCCCTTGCATTgctcttcttcttgtttctttCTGGAGTTTGCTGTTTGGAATATCGCATACCGGTTGGCTCCGAGCTTTCCGCCGGCGGCAATGAATCGTGGGTTTCTGAGAATGAGATCTTCGCGTTTGGGTTCGCGCAGGATTCAGCAAGCGTTCGCGATCAATTTCTGTTGGCGATTTGGTATTATGGCCTTCCGGATCATCCGACCATTGTTTGGTCGCCGAATAG AGGTTTTCCGGCGCGAAGAGACGCGGTGGTGCGACTGGAAAACTCCGGCGAACTCGTGCTCAGAGACGGTAACGCCGTTCTGTGGACTTCCAACACTTCCCAGTTGAATCCCAGCTTCGGCGTAATGTCGGACTCCGGCGACTTCCTACTATGCGCCGGCGGCAACGTCACGGGCCGGACGGCCGCCGCCGTGTGGCATAGCTTCTCCTACCCCTCTGATACTCTCCTCCCAGGGCAAAAACTGACGGTGGACCTCGCGCTCACCTCCGCCACGTCCTCCTCCGGGCACTATGCCCTCCAAATGCTTCAGCAGAGAACCTCCCTCAGCCTTGCCCTTGCCTACGTCTCGCCGACGTCCAACTCCAACTATTCCTACTGGTCTAGCCCACAGATATCAAACGCCACCGGCGAGGTTGTCGCCGTCTTGGACTCCTCCGGGAACTTCGGCGTTAGCTACGGCGCTTCCTCCGCTGGCACGATGTATATCCACAAGAACGACACGCAGTCCACGTTTCTGCGCAGGATCACGCTGGGAAACGACGGGAATCTGCGGCTCTACCGCTTGGAAGCGAACAAGAACTGGGCGGTGGAGTGGACCGCCGTGTCGAACCCATGCACCGCCGCCGGAATTTGTGGCAGTGGCATCTGCAACCTTGACTCCAGCAACAACACCTTCAGCTGCACGCCGCTGAAGCCGGTGAACTGCAGCGGAAGAAACGGCGGGCAAATCAAGATGCAAACCATGCCGCAAACCAATTACTACTTCCCCGGCAAGTCCACGATCTCGAATTACAGCGGCGACGTCAACGGCACGGAGTGCTCCCGGCATTGCTCCGACAACTGCGAGTGCGTGGCGGCGGTGTACGGGCCCTCGCCGGAGAACGCGAAGTCGTGGTGCTGGACGCTGCGCTGGGTGGACTTCGGCGGGATGCAGGACCCGAGCTCGACACTGTACGTGAAGGTCCTCGCCGGAAACGAGTCGGCGACGGGCGAATCGAGTTCAGGCTCACCGAGCGCCAGCGTGCTGCTGCCGTTGCTGATCTGCTTCGGCGCTCTAGTTGCGCTCCTGAGCGCGCTGCTTTTCTACTGCGCGCGAAGGAAGAGGAAGCAGAAGGCGATGCGGCGATGCGTGTCGCTGCCGGGAGCTCCGGCGTGCTTTAGCTACCATGAACTGCAGATTGCTACCTCAAacttctcccaattgatcggaACAG GAGGATTTGGCAGCGTGTACAAGGGAACGCTGAGAGACGGGACGATGGTGGCAGTCAAGAAACTAGACAGGCTGCTGCCTCAAGGAGAAAGGGAGTTCATAGCAGAGGTCACCACCATCGGCTCCATGCACCACATGAACTTGGTCAGCCTCTGTGGATTCTGCTCAGAGCAATCGCACAG GCTGTTAGTGTATGAATACATGAGTAGAGGATCACTGGACAAGTGGATCTTTCGTTCAGGGGAAGACAGGGTTTTGGACTGGCGAACTCGCTTTAACATAGCGACGGCGATCGCTCAAGGGATCGCCTACTTCCACGAGCAGTGCAGGAACCGGATCATTCACTGCGACATCAAGCCGGAGAACATTCTGCTGGACGAGGACTTCTGCCCCAAAGTCTCGGACTTTGGCCTGGCGAAGCTGATGAGCAGGCAGCACTCGCAGGTGGTGACCATGGTGAGGGGCACGAGGGGTTACTTGGCGCCGGAGTGGGTCAGCAACCGCCCGGTCACCGTCAAGGTCGACGTCTACAGCTACGGGATGCTGCTGCTGGAGATTGTCGGAGGACGAAGGAACCTCGATTCTTCCTTGGACGAGAAGGAGTTCTTCTACCCTGCATGGGCTTTCAAG GAGATGGTGAATGGAACGGCGAGCAATGCCGTCGACAGGAGGCTGAAGAGGAACGTGGAGGAAGAGGAGGCGGTGAGGGCTCTCCATGTGGCGTTTTGGTGCATCCAAGAAGAGGCAGTGGTGAGGCCTTCCATGGGGGAGGTGGTGCGGATGTTGGAAGGCTCAGTGTCCATCAACGAGCCGCCGATGCCTCAGGCAGTGCAGGAGTTTCAAGAGGAAGGTCTGCACAGTGTTTACAGAACGATGAAGGGGAGATACTTCTTCGATTTGCCTTCGTCTTCCTCGGCCATGGCGAGCTATAGATCATCGAAGGCTACTTGTAGCCACTCTACTATGTCGCCTAGATAG
- the LOC122008902 gene encoding G-type lectin S-receptor-like serine/threonine-protein kinase At5g24080 isoform X2: protein MSDSGDFLLCAGGNVTGRTAAAVWHSFSYPSDTLLPGQKLTVDLALTSATSSSGHYALQMLQQRTSLSLALAYVSPTSNSNYSYWSSPQISNATGEVVAVLDSSGNFGVSYGASSAGTMYIHKNDTQSTFLRRITLGNDGNLRLYRLEANKNWAVEWTAVSNPCTAAGICGSGICNLDSSNNTFSCTPLKPVNCSGRNGGQIKMQTMPQTNYYFPGKSTISNYSGDVNGTECSRHCSDNCECVAAVYGPSPENAKSWCWTLRWVDFGGMQDPSSTLYVKVLAGNESATGESSSGSPSASVLLPLLICFGALVALLSALLFYCARRKRKQKAMRRCVSLPGAPACFSYHELQIATSNFSQLIGTGGFGSVYKGTLRDGTMVAVKKLDRLLPQGEREFIAEVTTIGSMHHMNLVSLCGFCSEQSHRLLVYEYMSRGSLDKWIFRSGEDRVLDWRTRFNIATAIAQGIAYFHEQCRNRIIHCDIKPENILLDEDFCPKVSDFGLAKLMSRQHSQVVTMVRGTRGYLAPEWVSNRPVTVKVDVYSYGMLLLEIVGGRRNLDSSLDEKEFFYPAWAFKEMVNGTASNAVDRRLKRNVEEEEAVRALHVAFWCIQEEAVVRPSMGEVVRMLEGSVSINEPPMPQAVQEFQEEGLHSVYRTMKGRYFFDLPSSSSAMASYRSSKATCSHSTMSPR, encoded by the exons ATGTCGGACTCCGGCGACTTCCTACTATGCGCCGGCGGCAACGTCACGGGCCGGACGGCCGCCGCCGTGTGGCATAGCTTCTCCTACCCCTCTGATACTCTCCTCCCAGGGCAAAAACTGACGGTGGACCTCGCGCTCACCTCCGCCACGTCCTCCTCCGGGCACTATGCCCTCCAAATGCTTCAGCAGAGAACCTCCCTCAGCCTTGCCCTTGCCTACGTCTCGCCGACGTCCAACTCCAACTATTCCTACTGGTCTAGCCCACAGATATCAAACGCCACCGGCGAGGTTGTCGCCGTCTTGGACTCCTCCGGGAACTTCGGCGTTAGCTACGGCGCTTCCTCCGCTGGCACGATGTATATCCACAAGAACGACACGCAGTCCACGTTTCTGCGCAGGATCACGCTGGGAAACGACGGGAATCTGCGGCTCTACCGCTTGGAAGCGAACAAGAACTGGGCGGTGGAGTGGACCGCCGTGTCGAACCCATGCACCGCCGCCGGAATTTGTGGCAGTGGCATCTGCAACCTTGACTCCAGCAACAACACCTTCAGCTGCACGCCGCTGAAGCCGGTGAACTGCAGCGGAAGAAACGGCGGGCAAATCAAGATGCAAACCATGCCGCAAACCAATTACTACTTCCCCGGCAAGTCCACGATCTCGAATTACAGCGGCGACGTCAACGGCACGGAGTGCTCCCGGCATTGCTCCGACAACTGCGAGTGCGTGGCGGCGGTGTACGGGCCCTCGCCGGAGAACGCGAAGTCGTGGTGCTGGACGCTGCGCTGGGTGGACTTCGGCGGGATGCAGGACCCGAGCTCGACACTGTACGTGAAGGTCCTCGCCGGAAACGAGTCGGCGACGGGCGAATCGAGTTCAGGCTCACCGAGCGCCAGCGTGCTGCTGCCGTTGCTGATCTGCTTCGGCGCTCTAGTTGCGCTCCTGAGCGCGCTGCTTTTCTACTGCGCGCGAAGGAAGAGGAAGCAGAAGGCGATGCGGCGATGCGTGTCGCTGCCGGGAGCTCCGGCGTGCTTTAGCTACCATGAACTGCAGATTGCTACCTCAAacttctcccaattgatcggaACAG GAGGATTTGGCAGCGTGTACAAGGGAACGCTGAGAGACGGGACGATGGTGGCAGTCAAGAAACTAGACAGGCTGCTGCCTCAAGGAGAAAGGGAGTTCATAGCAGAGGTCACCACCATCGGCTCCATGCACCACATGAACTTGGTCAGCCTCTGTGGATTCTGCTCAGAGCAATCGCACAG GCTGTTAGTGTATGAATACATGAGTAGAGGATCACTGGACAAGTGGATCTTTCGTTCAGGGGAAGACAGGGTTTTGGACTGGCGAACTCGCTTTAACATAGCGACGGCGATCGCTCAAGGGATCGCCTACTTCCACGAGCAGTGCAGGAACCGGATCATTCACTGCGACATCAAGCCGGAGAACATTCTGCTGGACGAGGACTTCTGCCCCAAAGTCTCGGACTTTGGCCTGGCGAAGCTGATGAGCAGGCAGCACTCGCAGGTGGTGACCATGGTGAGGGGCACGAGGGGTTACTTGGCGCCGGAGTGGGTCAGCAACCGCCCGGTCACCGTCAAGGTCGACGTCTACAGCTACGGGATGCTGCTGCTGGAGATTGTCGGAGGACGAAGGAACCTCGATTCTTCCTTGGACGAGAAGGAGTTCTTCTACCCTGCATGGGCTTTCAAG GAGATGGTGAATGGAACGGCGAGCAATGCCGTCGACAGGAGGCTGAAGAGGAACGTGGAGGAAGAGGAGGCGGTGAGGGCTCTCCATGTGGCGTTTTGGTGCATCCAAGAAGAGGCAGTGGTGAGGCCTTCCATGGGGGAGGTGGTGCGGATGTTGGAAGGCTCAGTGTCCATCAACGAGCCGCCGATGCCTCAGGCAGTGCAGGAGTTTCAAGAGGAAGGTCTGCACAGTGTTTACAGAACGATGAAGGGGAGATACTTCTTCGATTTGCCTTCGTCTTCCTCGGCCATGGCGAGCTATAGATCATCGAAGGCTACTTGTAGCCACTCTACTATGTCGCCTAGATAG